From a single Mycolicibacterium moriokaense genomic region:
- a CDS encoding alcohol dehydrogenase catalytic domain-containing protein, whose protein sequence is MRQLVFEKAHSYGWHEVADPEIQAPEQAIVRPLLVACCDLDVAVAEGRLPLPPGHAVGHEGIGEVVAVGDAVQGVRPGDRVVVPFQISCGQCRECQRGVTGSCAALPLMAMYGMAPLAGLDGGGFMADLVLVPYADAMLVPITSGVDLVGIASLSDNIVDAWRAVGPYRTELAALDEADRRVLVAGRQSIGLYAAGLAAALGYDVDYVDIDPQRLAAAEKLGATVHDRPKPDKSMGPYPVTVHTSADPAALAATLRVTWPDGVCTDTGIYYQGAVEMPLLPMYTRGVRFVTGRVNARAVIPEVVELLEAGCDLTPVVDRVVPWDDAAEVWPTMTGKTVFTR, encoded by the coding sequence ATGCGGCAGCTGGTGTTCGAGAAAGCGCACTCCTATGGCTGGCATGAGGTGGCGGACCCTGAAATCCAGGCCCCCGAGCAGGCCATTGTGCGGCCACTGCTGGTGGCTTGTTGCGACCTGGATGTAGCGGTGGCCGAGGGGAGGCTCCCGTTGCCGCCCGGCCATGCCGTGGGCCACGAGGGCATCGGTGAGGTCGTCGCCGTGGGCGATGCCGTGCAGGGTGTGCGGCCCGGCGACCGTGTCGTGGTCCCGTTCCAGATCAGCTGCGGGCAATGCCGGGAGTGCCAACGCGGGGTGACGGGGTCGTGCGCGGCGCTGCCGCTGATGGCGATGTACGGCATGGCGCCGTTGGCCGGCCTGGACGGCGGCGGGTTCATGGCCGACCTGGTTCTGGTGCCGTACGCGGACGCGATGCTCGTGCCGATTACGAGCGGTGTCGACCTCGTCGGTATCGCGTCGCTGTCGGACAACATCGTCGACGCCTGGCGGGCCGTGGGGCCATACCGAACCGAGCTCGCCGCACTCGATGAAGCCGACCGTCGGGTGCTCGTCGCGGGACGGCAGTCGATCGGTCTGTACGCGGCGGGACTGGCCGCGGCACTCGGCTATGACGTCGACTACGTCGACATCGATCCGCAACGTCTCGCGGCGGCCGAAAAGCTCGGCGCCACAGTCCATGACAGGCCCAAGCCGGACAAGTCGATGGGGCCCTATCCGGTTACCGTCCACACGTCTGCGGACCCGGCTGCGCTCGCGGCGACGTTGCGCGTGACGTGGCCGGACGGAGTGTGCACCGACACTGGGATCTACTACCAGGGTGCGGTGGAGATGCCGCTGCTGCCGATGTACACCCGCGGGGTGAGGTTCGTGACGGGCCGGGTGAACGCACGTGCCGTCATTCCGGAAGTCGTCGAACTGCTCGAGGCCGGCTGCGATCTGACACCGGTGGTCGACCGCGTAGTGCCATGGGACGACGCCGCGGAGGTCTGGCCGACGATGACGGGCAAGACCGTATTCACGCGGTAG
- a CDS encoding TetR/AcrR family transcriptional regulator codes for MPRPDRSRTALVDAAALLFRRQGYAATGVNQILETADVKAGSLYHHFPDGKQQLAAAVVESAGADIEARLRQFLDSELAVTDIVDGWIDLMSAGLASDRRDGCPIEPIATESVNASPVVREASARAFRGWRNAIEDRLRRDGWTDADAEQTALAVIALLEGALILSRIAGDDTALNAAKGASRRLVDRP; via the coding sequence ATGCCTCGTCCGGATCGCAGCCGCACCGCGCTCGTCGACGCCGCCGCCCTGCTCTTTCGCAGACAGGGCTATGCGGCGACCGGCGTGAACCAGATCTTGGAGACCGCCGACGTCAAGGCCGGGTCGCTGTATCACCACTTCCCCGACGGCAAGCAGCAGCTGGCCGCGGCCGTGGTGGAAAGCGCGGGCGCCGACATCGAAGCGCGCCTTCGGCAGTTCCTCGACAGCGAGTTGGCGGTCACCGACATCGTTGACGGCTGGATCGACCTGATGTCTGCCGGGCTCGCATCGGATCGGCGCGACGGCTGTCCCATCGAACCGATCGCGACCGAATCCGTGAACGCGAGCCCCGTCGTCCGCGAAGCATCGGCACGAGCGTTTCGTGGCTGGCGCAACGCGATCGAGGACCGACTGCGCCGCGACGGCTGGACCGATGCGGACGCCGAACAGACGGCGCTCGCCGTCATCGCACTCCTGGAAGGGGCGTTGATCCTGTCGCGGATCGCGGGCGACGACACCGCCCTCAATGCCGCGAAGGGCGCTTCGCGCAGGCTGGTCGACAGACCCTAG
- a CDS encoding IS481 family transposase — MSHRNARTTLHGRMLIVQRHQQGWPQAHIAAAMGISRKCVHTWISRYAAEGEAGLHDRSSRPHHSPSRTSARVERQVIAARRKHRRGQDWLGPELGIAPRTVGRILRRRAVPYLRDCDPMTGAVIKSSKATTRRYERQRPGELVHVDVKKLGRIPDGGGWRAHGRSEQVRRRGIGYDYVHSMVDDHSRLAYSEIHADEKGPTCAGFIARAAQYFQSQGISRIERVITDNHLSYRRSAHVAAVIDQLHAKHLFIKPHCPWQNGKVERYNRTLQSEWSYRRVFASNADRARALAPWVEFYNTQRRHSALDGVPPISRLQPTS; from the coding sequence GTGTCCCACCGTAATGCCCGCACCACGCTGCACGGCCGAATGCTGATCGTGCAGCGCCACCAGCAAGGGTGGCCGCAGGCCCATATCGCCGCGGCGATGGGCATCTCCCGCAAATGCGTCCACACCTGGATCAGCCGTTATGCCGCTGAAGGTGAGGCCGGACTGCATGACCGGTCCTCACGACCGCACCACAGCCCCTCGCGGACCTCGGCGCGGGTGGAGCGCCAAGTGATCGCCGCGCGGCGCAAACATCGTCGGGGCCAGGACTGGCTGGGTCCTGAACTGGGCATTGCGCCCCGGACCGTGGGACGGATTCTGCGCCGTCGCGCTGTGCCCTACCTGCGTGACTGCGATCCGATGACCGGTGCGGTGATCAAGTCGTCGAAGGCCACGACACGACGCTATGAGCGACAACGGCCTGGCGAGCTGGTGCATGTCGATGTCAAAAAGCTCGGTCGTATCCCCGACGGGGGTGGGTGGCGCGCTCACGGGCGTAGTGAACAGGTCCGCAGGCGCGGTATCGGGTATGACTACGTGCACTCGATGGTCGATGACCACAGCCGGCTGGCGTACTCAGAGATCCATGCCGATGAGAAAGGTCCGACGTGTGCCGGGTTCATTGCTCGGGCGGCGCAATACTTTCAATCGCAGGGCATTTCGCGTATCGAGCGCGTGATCACCGACAACCATCTGAGCTATCGGCGCTCGGCCCACGTCGCTGCCGTCATCGACCAACTGCACGCCAAACACCTGTTCATCAAGCCGCACTGCCCATGGCAGAACGGCAAGGTGGAACGCTATAACCGCACCCTGCAAAGCGAATGGTCCTATCGCCGGGTGTTCGCCTCCAACGCAGACCGCGCCCGAGCACTTGCGCCCTGGGTCGAGTTCTACAACACTCAACGCCGCCACAGCGCACTCGACGGGGTACCACCCATCAGCCGACTGCAACCAACGTCATGA
- the nadC gene encoding carboxylating nicotinate-nucleotide diphosphorylase → MELTADELTEARRVIARALEEDLRYGPDATTLATVGADATTTASMVARQPGVIAGVDIALLVLDEVLGSGGYVVKHRIDDGERLDAGGLVLAVEAPTQGLLTAERTMLNLVCHLSGIATTTAAWVAAVEGTKAKIRDTRKTLPGLRALQKYAVRAGGGVNHRMGLGDAVLIKDNHVAAAGSVVAALHAVRAAAPDLPCEVEVDSLEQLDEVLGENLGDEALILLDNFPVWQTQIAVQRRDSRSPATKLESSGGLSLDTAAEYAGTGVDYLAVGALTHSVTVLDIGLDL, encoded by the coding sequence ATGGAACTGACTGCCGACGAGTTGACCGAGGCGCGGCGGGTTATCGCCCGCGCCCTCGAAGAGGACCTGCGGTACGGACCCGATGCCACCACGCTGGCGACGGTGGGTGCGGATGCGACGACGACGGCGTCGATGGTCGCCCGGCAGCCGGGCGTCATCGCGGGGGTCGACATCGCCTTGCTGGTGCTCGACGAGGTCTTGGGCTCCGGCGGTTACGTCGTCAAACACCGCATCGACGACGGCGAACGGCTCGACGCCGGTGGACTGGTGCTCGCGGTCGAGGCGCCGACGCAGGGGCTGCTGACAGCCGAGCGGACCATGCTGAACCTCGTGTGCCACCTGTCGGGGATCGCGACGACGACCGCGGCCTGGGTGGCCGCCGTCGAGGGCACCAAGGCCAAGATCCGCGATACCCGCAAGACGCTGCCGGGGCTGCGGGCGCTGCAGAAGTACGCGGTACGTGCCGGCGGTGGCGTGAACCACCGGATGGGGCTGGGCGACGCGGTGTTGATCAAGGATAACCATGTCGCCGCCGCGGGCTCGGTGGTCGCCGCGCTGCACGCGGTGCGGGCGGCCGCCCCCGATCTGCCGTGCGAAGTCGAGGTCGATTCGTTGGAGCAACTCGATGAGGTGCTCGGCGAGAACCTGGGGGATGAGGCACTCATCCTGCTCGACAACTTCCCCGTCTGGCAGACGCAGATCGCGGTGCAGCGTCGCGATTCACGGTCGCCGGCAACAAAATTGGAGTCCTCTGGCGGGCTGTCGCTCGACACCGCCGCCGAATACGCGGGCACCGGCGTGGACTACCTGGCTGTCGGAGCGCTGACCCACTCGGTGACGGTGCTCGACATCGGTCTCGACCTCTAG
- a CDS encoding L-aspartate oxidase, protein MSAQAACGGRGYWQQRADVVVIGTGVAGLVAALAAHRRGQKVMVLSKAGDTATFYAQGGIAVVLPDALREDGDSVEAHVADTLAAGAGLCVPEAVCSIVGDGYRAVRDLVDDGARFDEASPGQWSLTREGGHSRRRIIHAGGDATGAEVQRALDVAAAMLDIRRNHVALEILHDDGAVTGVLTLNDDGLGIVHARSVILATGGLGHLYSATTNPEGSTGDGVALAMWAGLPVADLEFIQFHPTMLFDGHAGGRRPLITEAVRGEGAVLIDSQGRSVTHGVHPMGDLAPRDVVAAAIDARMTATGEPCVFLDATGIKGFKKRFPTVTAACREAGIDPTRQPIPVVPGAHYSCGGVVTDVHGRTEMAGLFAAGEVARTGLHGANRLASNSLLEGLVVGGRAGRAAAAHASEAGPSTARLPEPAVRRALPRPDLQRAMSRYASVVRDDAGLRALSQVLEAATPRKINSRKDFEDVALTTVAGGVMAAALARTETRGCHHRADYPDTDPAMAFTLEPVVACV, encoded by the coding sequence ATGAGCGCGCAGGCGGCCTGCGGCGGGCGCGGCTACTGGCAGCAGCGCGCCGACGTCGTGGTGATCGGCACCGGTGTCGCGGGTCTGGTGGCGGCCCTTGCGGCGCATCGCCGTGGCCAGAAGGTGATGGTGCTCAGCAAGGCCGGTGATACGGCCACGTTCTACGCGCAGGGCGGAATCGCGGTCGTGCTCCCCGATGCCCTACGCGAAGACGGAGATTCGGTGGAGGCGCATGTCGCCGACACGTTGGCCGCGGGTGCCGGACTCTGCGTTCCAGAGGCGGTGTGCTCCATCGTCGGCGACGGATACCGCGCAGTGCGCGACCTGGTCGACGACGGTGCCCGCTTCGACGAGGCCTCGCCGGGACAGTGGTCACTGACTCGCGAGGGCGGCCACTCGAGGCGGCGGATCATTCACGCCGGCGGCGACGCGACCGGCGCCGAGGTGCAGCGGGCTCTCGACGTCGCCGCGGCCATGCTTGACATTCGGCGCAACCACGTCGCGCTCGAGATCCTGCACGACGACGGCGCGGTGACAGGTGTGCTCACACTCAACGACGACGGCCTCGGCATCGTCCATGCGCGATCGGTGATCTTGGCGACCGGTGGGCTGGGCCATCTGTACTCGGCGACCACGAATCCGGAAGGGTCCACGGGCGACGGTGTCGCGCTGGCGATGTGGGCCGGACTGCCGGTGGCAGACCTCGAGTTCATCCAGTTCCACCCCACCATGCTGTTCGACGGGCACGCCGGTGGCCGGCGACCGCTGATAACCGAGGCTGTGCGCGGTGAAGGTGCGGTTCTCATTGACTCCCAGGGTCGTTCGGTCACGCACGGCGTGCACCCGATGGGGGATCTGGCACCGCGCGACGTCGTCGCCGCAGCCATCGACGCGCGGATGACCGCGACCGGTGAGCCCTGCGTCTTTCTCGATGCGACGGGCATCAAGGGCTTCAAGAAGCGCTTCCCGACGGTCACCGCGGCGTGCCGCGAGGCGGGCATCGATCCGACGCGCCAGCCCATCCCCGTCGTTCCCGGTGCGCACTACAGCTGCGGTGGTGTGGTCACCGATGTGCACGGCCGTACCGAAATGGCAGGCCTTTTCGCCGCGGGTGAGGTGGCCCGCACCGGATTGCATGGTGCGAACCGGTTGGCGTCCAACAGTCTGCTCGAGGGACTCGTGGTCGGTGGCCGCGCCGGGCGGGCCGCCGCAGCACACGCCTCGGAGGCCGGGCCGTCGACCGCTCGGCTGCCGGAGCCCGCCGTGCGGCGTGCACTGCCTCGGCCGGATTTGCAGCGGGCGATGTCCCGTTATGCGTCGGTGGTTCGTGACGATGCCGGTCTGCGTGCGCTGTCGCAAGTGTTGGAGGCCGCGACTCCGCGGAAGATCAACTCGCGCAAGGATTTCGAGGATGTCGCGCTGACGACGGTGGCGGGCGGTGTGATGGCGGCCGCGTTGGCGCGGACCGAGACGCGCGGGTGCCATCATCGCGCCGACTATCCGGACACCGATCCGGCGATGGCCTTCACCCTGGAACCCGTGGTGGCGTGCGTCTGA
- the nadA gene encoding quinolinate synthase NadA produces MPANDLADRITSGPAGFSGVDGDQEWADEVRRLADLRGATLLAHNYQLPAIQDVADHVGDSLALSRIAAEVPEDTIVFCGVHFMAETAKILSPEKTVLIPDQRAGCSLADSITADELRAWKAEHPGAVVVSYVNTTAAVKAETDICCTSSNAVEVVASIPADREVLFCPDQFLGAHVRRVTGRKNLHVWAGECHVHAGINGDELADQARTHPDAELYVHPECGCATSALYLAGEGAFPEERVKILSTGGMLDAARDTRARQVLVATEVGMLHQLRRAAPEVDFRAVNDRASCKFMKMITPAALLRCLVEGKDEVHVDLETARLARASVQRMIEIGQPGGGE; encoded by the coding sequence ATGCCCGCTAACGATCTCGCGGACCGCATCACGTCCGGGCCCGCTGGATTCTCCGGCGTCGACGGCGACCAGGAGTGGGCCGACGAGGTGCGTCGGCTCGCCGATCTGCGCGGCGCGACGCTACTGGCGCACAACTACCAGCTGCCTGCCATCCAGGACGTCGCCGACCACGTCGGCGACTCGCTCGCGCTGTCGCGCATCGCGGCCGAGGTGCCCGAGGACACGATCGTGTTCTGCGGCGTGCACTTCATGGCCGAGACGGCGAAGATCCTGTCCCCAGAGAAGACCGTGCTCATTCCCGACCAGCGGGCGGGCTGCTCACTGGCCGACTCGATCACCGCCGACGAACTGCGCGCCTGGAAGGCCGAGCATCCCGGGGCGGTCGTCGTGTCCTACGTCAACACCACCGCGGCGGTGAAGGCCGAGACCGACATCTGCTGCACCTCGTCGAACGCGGTCGAGGTGGTCGCGTCCATCCCGGCGGACCGCGAGGTGTTGTTCTGTCCTGACCAATTCCTCGGCGCGCACGTGCGGCGCGTCACCGGTCGCAAGAACCTCCACGTGTGGGCGGGCGAGTGCCATGTCCACGCGGGCATCAACGGCGACGAGCTGGCCGATCAGGCACGCACCCACCCGGACGCGGAACTGTATGTGCATCCCGAATGCGGTTGCGCCACTTCGGCTCTGTATCTGGCCGGGGAAGGCGCCTTCCCTGAGGAACGGGTGAAGATCCTGTCGACCGGCGGCATGCTCGACGCCGCCAGGGACACCCGCGCGCGCCAGGTTCTGGTGGCCACCGAGGTCGGCATGCTGCACCAGTTGCGCCGCGCCGCACCGGAAGTCGACTTCCGCGCGGTCAACGACCGCGCATCGTGCAAGTTCATGAAGATGATCACCCCCGCCGCGCTGCTGCGCTGCCTCGTGGAAGGTAAGGACGAGGTCCACGTCGATCTGGAGACCGCCCGGCTGGCCCGCGCCAGTGTGCAGCGGATGATCGAGATCGGTCAGCCCGGCGGCGGCGAATGA
- a CDS encoding NUDIX hydrolase gives MAHTSTAHEVLAAVFQVRAVDSPKPALHVLLWQRALEPEAGKWALPGGRLRDDEDLTSSVRRQLAEKVDLREVAHLEQLAVFSDPKRVPGPRTIASTFLGLVPSPATPELPSDTRWHPVSDLPPMAFDHGPMVEHAHARLVAKLSYTNIGFALAPTEFAVSSLRDIYSAALGHPVDATNLQRVLERRNVITRTGTTARSGRSGGRPAALYRFTDAHYRVTDEFAALRPPG, from the coding sequence ATGGCTCATACTAGCACCGCGCACGAGGTCCTCGCTGCTGTGTTCCAAGTACGGGCCGTCGACTCACCGAAACCTGCACTTCACGTGCTGTTGTGGCAGCGTGCACTGGAACCGGAGGCGGGAAAATGGGCACTTCCGGGCGGTCGGCTGCGCGACGACGAGGACCTGACCAGCTCCGTCCGACGACAACTCGCGGAAAAAGTCGACCTGCGTGAGGTTGCTCACCTCGAACAGCTTGCGGTTTTCTCGGATCCGAAGCGGGTGCCCGGCCCCCGCACAATCGCATCGACGTTCCTCGGGTTGGTGCCCTCCCCCGCGACCCCCGAGCTGCCTTCGGACACGCGTTGGCACCCGGTCAGCGATCTGCCACCGATGGCATTCGATCACGGCCCGATGGTCGAACACGCGCATGCTCGACTCGTCGCCAAGCTGTCCTACACCAACATCGGGTTCGCCTTGGCCCCAACTGAATTCGCGGTGTCGTCGCTGCGCGACATCTACAGCGCCGCGCTCGGCCACCCAGTGGACGCGACCAATCTGCAACGCGTGCTCGAGCGACGAAACGTCATCACCCGCACGGGCACCACCGCGCGATCAGGCCGCAGCGGCGGCCGCCCGGCCGCGCTGTACCGGTTCACCGACGCCCACTATCGCGTCACCGACGAATTCGCCGCATTGCGCCCACCCGGGTGA
- a CDS encoding lipase family protein, with the protein MDLGSVAPAAGAEWIGQVPHEDLVRGTRPQLPCDDPFYEPPDGFQHATPGTVLRSRDVELAFMGLIPQRVRATQLLYRTTDMHGAPDAAATTVIVPAERAPGAVTPVISYQCAIDAVTSRCFPSYALRRHAHATGSIAQFEFLLVAACLAEGWAVSVPDHEGRLGMWGAPFEPGYHVLDGVRAALGSKRLGLSSDAPVGLWGYSGGGLATAWAAEVSGTYAPELNVVGAVLGSPVGDLGHTFRRLNGSHMAGLPALVVAALADIYPDLNEVIQEHVTEEGKTLLERLHDMTTVEAVVRLFRRDMGNMLDAPLEQILSTPAVQRVFDEIKLGATVPTPPVLIVQAVHDLLIDVHDIDELADTYKSGGASVTYHRDLFSEHMLLHPLSAPMTLRWLIDRFNGKPLSEHMVRTKWPTLLNPMTYVGMARLAKIVAKVVTGRTVERSPL; encoded by the coding sequence ATGGATCTGGGCAGCGTCGCACCAGCAGCAGGTGCAGAGTGGATCGGGCAAGTCCCGCACGAGGACCTGGTCCGCGGTACCCGCCCCCAGCTGCCGTGTGACGACCCGTTCTACGAGCCCCCGGACGGTTTCCAGCACGCCACCCCGGGAACGGTCCTGCGCAGCCGCGACGTCGAGCTGGCGTTCATGGGCCTGATTCCGCAGCGCGTTCGCGCCACCCAGCTGCTGTATCGCACCACCGACATGCACGGCGCGCCCGACGCCGCCGCGACGACAGTGATCGTGCCTGCTGAGCGCGCCCCTGGCGCGGTGACGCCGGTGATCTCCTACCAGTGCGCCATCGACGCGGTGACCTCGCGCTGCTTCCCGTCGTATGCCCTACGGCGTCACGCGCACGCGACGGGTTCGATCGCTCAGTTCGAGTTCCTGCTGGTCGCCGCGTGCCTCGCCGAGGGCTGGGCGGTGTCGGTACCCGACCATGAGGGCCGCCTCGGCATGTGGGGCGCCCCGTTCGAACCCGGCTACCACGTTCTCGACGGCGTGCGTGCGGCGCTCGGCTCCAAGCGGCTGGGGTTGTCGTCCGACGCACCGGTCGGCCTCTGGGGCTACTCCGGCGGCGGACTGGCGACGGCCTGGGCGGCGGAAGTAAGCGGCACCTACGCGCCGGAACTGAACGTCGTCGGCGCGGTGCTCGGATCCCCGGTGGGCGATCTCGGCCACACGTTCCGCCGGCTCAACGGCAGCCACATGGCTGGCCTGCCCGCCCTGGTGGTCGCGGCGCTCGCCGACATCTACCCCGACCTGAACGAGGTCATCCAGGAGCACGTCACCGAGGAGGGCAAGACACTCCTGGAGCGGCTGCACGACATGACCACCGTCGAGGCCGTGGTCCGGCTGTTCCGGCGGGACATGGGCAACATGCTCGACGCACCCTTGGAGCAGATCCTCAGCACCCCGGCGGTGCAGCGGGTTTTCGATGAGATCAAGCTGGGCGCGACCGTGCCGACCCCGCCGGTGCTCATAGTGCAGGCCGTCCACGACCTCCTGATCGACGTTCACGACATCGATGAACTGGCAGACACCTACAAATCCGGCGGCGCGTCGGTGACCTACCACCGGGACTTGTTCAGCGAGCACATGCTGCTGCACCCGCTGTCCGCACCGATGACGCTGCGCTGGCTGATCGATCGCTTCAACGGAAAGCCCTTGTCTGAGCACATGGTTCGGACCAAGTGGCCGACGCTGCTGAATCCGATGACCTATGTCGGGATGGCGCGGCTGGCGAAGATCGTCGCCAAGGTGGTCACTGGCCGGACGGTAGAGCGTTCTCCGCTGTAA
- a CDS encoding DUF2567 domain-containing protein — translation MNNPAPSRISRGRAAVLVIVALTITGVVVGALWAWLAPPAHGVVALTKDGERVRAYLGNEADHFFVAAFLVVGMLCAVAVVASVLVWQWRAHRGPVMVAALSIGAAAAAGAAAGVGAALVRWRYGTIDVGSAPVSPEHRVHYVTEAPAVFFGHSPLLIALTILFPAAIAALVYSLIAVSIARDDLGGWPPAERDEPAPVTAENALPSGQ, via the coding sequence ATGAATAACCCAGCGCCATCCCGTATCTCGCGCGGACGGGCGGCAGTGCTCGTGATCGTCGCCCTCACGATCACCGGCGTAGTCGTCGGCGCGCTGTGGGCGTGGCTGGCGCCGCCGGCTCACGGCGTCGTTGCGCTGACCAAGGACGGTGAACGCGTCCGGGCGTATCTCGGCAACGAGGCCGATCACTTCTTCGTCGCCGCCTTCCTGGTGGTCGGCATGCTGTGTGCGGTGGCCGTCGTCGCGTCGGTTTTGGTGTGGCAGTGGCGTGCGCACCGTGGCCCGGTGATGGTCGCGGCGCTCAGCATCGGAGCCGCCGCGGCGGCAGGTGCGGCGGCGGGAGTCGGTGCGGCACTTGTGCGTTGGCGGTACGGGACGATCGATGTCGGCAGCGCGCCGGTTTCACCCGAGCACCGCGTGCACTACGTGACCGAGGCGCCCGCGGTGTTCTTCGGGCATTCGCCGCTGCTGATCGCCCTGACGATCCTGTTTCCCGCAGCGATTGCGGCCCTGGTGTACTCGCTTATCGCGGTGTCGATCGCGCGTGACGACCTGGGCGGGTGGCCGCCCGCCGAACGCGACGAACCCGCTCCGGTTACAGCGGAGAACGCTCTACCGTCCGGCCAGTGA
- the bsaP gene encoding biotin synthase auxiliary protein BsaP, whose translation MAFNVYTGEPDGTALPTAARLGLEPPRFCAECGRRMIVQVRPDGWSAKCSRHGVTDSKDLDQR comes from the coding sequence ATGGCGTTCAACGTCTACACGGGCGAACCCGACGGCACGGCGTTGCCGACGGCGGCCCGCCTCGGCCTCGAACCGCCGCGGTTCTGCGCGGAGTGCGGCCGCAGGATGATTGTGCAGGTGCGTCCTGACGGCTGGTCGGCGAAGTGCTCGCGGCACGGCGTCACCGACTCGAAGGATCTTGATCAGCGATGA
- the bioB gene encoding biotin synthase BioB codes for MSDILAEAREQVLERGEGLDQDQTLRVLQLPDDKLDELLELAHEVRMKWCGPDVEVEGIISLKTGGCPEDCHFCSQSGLFASPVRSAWLDIPSLVEAAKQTAKTGATEFCIVAAVRGPDERLLAQVAAGIEAIRNEVDIQIACSLGMLTSEQVERLAEMGVHRYNHNLETARSFFTNVVTTHTWEERWDTLQMVRDAGMEVCCGGILGMGETLEQRAEFAANLAELDPHEVPLNFLNPRPGTPFGDLEVLPASEALKAVAAFRLALPRTMLRFAGGREITLGDLGAKKGILGGINAVIVGNYLTTLGRPAEADLELLDDLQMPIKALNASL; via the coding sequence GTGAGCGACATTCTGGCGGAGGCTCGCGAACAGGTATTGGAGCGCGGCGAAGGCCTCGACCAGGACCAGACGCTGCGGGTGCTGCAGCTTCCTGACGACAAGCTCGACGAACTCCTGGAACTCGCCCACGAAGTCCGGATGAAATGGTGCGGCCCCGATGTCGAGGTCGAGGGCATCATCAGCCTCAAGACCGGCGGCTGCCCCGAGGACTGCCACTTCTGCTCGCAGTCGGGGCTTTTCGCCTCGCCCGTGCGCAGTGCCTGGCTGGACATCCCGAGCCTCGTGGAGGCCGCCAAGCAGACCGCCAAAACCGGTGCCACCGAATTCTGCATCGTCGCAGCTGTGCGCGGCCCCGACGAGCGACTGCTGGCCCAGGTCGCAGCGGGCATCGAGGCGATCCGCAACGAGGTCGACATCCAGATCGCCTGCTCGCTGGGCATGCTGACCTCAGAACAGGTCGAGCGCCTCGCCGAGATGGGCGTGCATCGCTACAACCACAACCTGGAGACCGCACGGTCGTTCTTCACGAACGTCGTCACCACTCACACCTGGGAAGAGCGCTGGGACACCCTGCAGATGGTCCGCGACGCCGGCATGGAGGTCTGCTGCGGCGGCATCCTCGGCATGGGCGAGACGCTCGAGCAACGCGCGGAGTTCGCCGCCAACCTGGCCGAACTCGACCCGCATGAGGTGCCGCTCAACTTCCTCAACCCGCGGCCGGGCACGCCGTTCGGCGACCTCGAGGTGCTGCCCGCTTCGGAGGCGCTGAAAGCCGTCGCGGCGTTCCGGCTCGCGCTGCCGCGCACGATGCTGCGGTTTGCCGGCGGCCGCGAGATCACCCTCGGCGACCTGGGGGCAAAGAAGGGCATCCTCGGCGGCATCAACGCCGTGATCGTCGGCAACTACCTGACGACGTTGGGACGCCCGGCCGAAGCCGATCTCGAGCTGCTCGACGATCTGCAGATGCCCATCAAGGCGCTCAACGCCAGCCTGTAG
- a CDS encoding TetR family transcriptional regulator, with protein sequence MQLTKRDVVEAAASLLDEYGIADLTMRRLARELNVSPGALYWHFANKQELLGAISDRILDGVPSARGVVELCNRLRDALLSHTDGAELVSASFAAGQSPVMKEILALLTEAVSEVGVDVAHAELAARTVVYYVLGFTVDEQSRLQWDAAGAELPVDQSVLSEDPTHRFDFGVQLLVDGILARRAQPV encoded by the coding sequence GTGCAGCTGACCAAACGGGACGTGGTCGAGGCGGCGGCGTCGCTGTTGGACGAGTACGGCATCGCCGATCTGACGATGCGGCGGCTCGCGCGCGAGCTCAACGTGTCCCCCGGCGCCCTTTACTGGCATTTCGCGAACAAGCAAGAGTTGCTGGGCGCCATCAGCGACCGCATTCTCGACGGCGTCCCATCGGCAAGGGGTGTCGTCGAGTTGTGCAACCGGCTGCGCGATGCGCTGCTGTCACATACCGACGGTGCCGAACTGGTGTCGGCCAGCTTCGCGGCCGGGCAGTCACCGGTGATGAAAGAGATCCTGGCGCTCTTGACCGAAGCGGTCTCCGAGGTCGGTGTCGACGTCGCACATGCCGAACTGGCCGCCCGCACGGTCGTCTACTACGTGCTGGGCTTCACGGTCGACGAACAGTCACGTCTGCAGTGGGACGCGGCAGGCGCCGAGCTGCCGGTCGACCAGTCTGTCCTTTCCGAAGACCCCACCCACAGGTTCGACTTCGGCGTGCAGTTGTTGGTCGACGGCATTCTCGCCAGGCGGGCGCAACCGGTCTAG